A region of the Chitinivibrionales bacterium genome:
CCTGGCATTCTATCTTCTTTACTATAATCATATTTCAATAAAGATGGTTTTTAATTGTCTAATAGCCGCAGGCATTTTATTTATAGCAGCGATCATCTTTTATTATTGGAAAAGTGGTAATCTAAACGGTATTATTACACAAAGGATTGGCACAGATATCTCGATCCATCCAAACGCAATCGCCATGGCCCTGGACATGATATTTCCAATCGCCTTTTTTTCCGCATTGTATTATAAGAAAAACATGATAATAAAAGTAATGTTGTTTTTCTTTTCATTTTTATTTCTTGTCACTTTGTTCTTTACCTATTCTCGAGGCAGCTACTTTGGGTTGATGGCAATGGGAATATATTTATTTTTTAACAAAATTAAATTGTATAAGATCGTACTTTTTATA
Encoded here:
- a CDS encoding O-antigen ligase family protein; amino-acid sequence: MALDMIFPIAFFSALYYKKNMIIKVMLFFFSFLFLVTLFFTYSRGSYFGLMAMGIYLFFNKIKLYKIVLFIIIIFLSFTFLYEGILYRFNKHDPAVMESNIERVALMQSAFKMIKNNYFIFGNG